In Microbulbifer elongatus, the DNA window GCACCGCGCCCTGCAACTGGTCGGCGCCATGCCCGAGCAGAGCCCGGCACTGGCCGAGGTGGCGCAGATGCTCGACAGCGCGCGCATCCAGATCGACGAAGCCGGCAGCACCCTGTCCCGGCATATCGACCGCTTCGAAATGGACCCTGAGCGGCTGGCAGAAGTGGAGGAGCGCCTGTCCGCCATCTACTCCATTGCCCGCAAGCACCGGGTACAGCCGGACCAGCTGCCGGAATTACAGCAGCAGTGGCAGCAGGAGCTGGAAGAAATCGGTGCGCCGGACGCTCTCGACAAGCTGGCCAGTGAATGCGAGCGCCTGGAGCAGGACTTCCGCACGGCCGCGGGCAATCTCAGCAAGTTACGCAGCGCCGCCGCGCGCAAGCTGGCCGATGCGGTAAACGCGCAACTGGCGGACCTGGCGATGCCCCACGCGCGTGTGGAGTTGGCGCTCACCGCGCTGGAAAAACCCACCGCTACCGGGCTGGAAGAAGTGGAAATCCTGATTGCCACCAACCCGGGGCAACCGGTGCGGGCGCTGGGGAAGATCGCCTCCGGTGGCGAACTGTCCCGGGTCAGCCTGGCCATTCAGGTGGTTACCGCACAAACCTCCCGCACCCCCACCCTGGTGTTCGACGAAGTGGATGTGGGTATCGGCGGCGCCACCGGCGATGTAGTGGGCAAACTGCTGCGCCAACTGGGCGAGCGCGGCCAGGTAATCTGCGTTACCCACCTGGCACAGGTGGCCGCACGTGCACACCGACAGTACCTGGTGGAGAAGCACAGCGACGGCGAAGCCGCGTTTGTGGCCTTACGGGAGCTGAAAGACGGCGAGCGCAGTGCCGAAGTGGCGCGCATGCTGGGTGGAGAAGCTACTGCCCAGTCCCTCGCTCACGCCGAGGAGATGCTGGCGCGGGCCTGACCCGCGCCGCGCGCCGGCGATGATAAGCCCTGCCCGCAGCAGGCAGGTGTCTGAGCAGTCACAACCATCCCGGCATTGAGACCGAAATTGACCGAAAGTGGCGGGAGATTCACTTTATA includes these proteins:
- the recN gene encoding DNA repair protein RecN gives rise to the protein MLLHLSISQFTLVDQLELEFGPGTSTLTGETGAGKSITLDALGLALGDRGNGDLVRAGAKRADIHATFDISAHQDARAWLEEQEMDAGREVILRRTISADGRSRAYINGQPVTLMQLRTLGEQLIDIHSQHEHQSLLKKDTHRRLLDEYAHAEAQSAEVRIHYKTWQDQYRRYRKLADSAEETQARRDLLEYQLQELEQLDLKPSELEELESEQRQLANAGDILNGSYQLAALLNGGEGDIAEQLHRALQLVGAMPEQSPALAEVAQMLDSARIQIDEAGSTLSRHIDRFEMDPERLAEVEERLSAIYSIARKHRVQPDQLPELQQQWQQELEEIGAPDALDKLASECERLEQDFRTAAGNLSKLRSAAARKLADAVNAQLADLAMPHARVELALTALEKPTATGLEEVEILIATNPGQPVRALGKIASGGELSRVSLAIQVVTAQTSRTPTLVFDEVDVGIGGATGDVVGKLLRQLGERGQVICVTHLAQVAARAHRQYLVEKHSDGEAAFVALRELKDGERSAEVARMLGGEATAQSLAHAEEMLARA